The following are from one region of the Nicotiana tomentosiformis chromosome 7, ASM39032v3, whole genome shotgun sequence genome:
- the LOC138895057 gene encoding uncharacterized protein has translation MPAIPFPQKLYREKLDRKFERFLDILKQVNENLPFTRVLSQMPAYAKFLKEIPTKKRKIEETSVVKLIEHCNVILQNKLPQTKLDNEIGEIRSAPISLQLVDQTSLIPEGIVEDVLVRVDNFVFPSDFILVKIEENKEVPLILGKPFLAMGRDILDIHERKLILQRNLAK, from the exons ATGCCTGCTATACCTTTCCCCCagaagctatatagagaaaagttggACCGGAAGTTTGAGAGATTTTTGGATATACTGAAACAGGTTAATGAAAATTTACCATTCACAAgggttctctcacaaatgcctgcttatgccaaattcttgaaggagatcccgacaaagaagaggaaaatagaagagacctcagtggtcaagctcatagAGCATTGCAATGTAatcttgcaaaataaactcccacaaac gaaactggatAATGAGATCGGAGAGATAAGGTCAgcgccaatatctttgcagctggtagACCAAACGAGTCTAATAcctgaggggatagtggaagatgtgttggTTCGGGTAGATAACTTCGTATTTCCTTCAGATTTTATATTGGTGAAGATAGAAGAAAACAAGGAGGTTCCCCTCATCCTAGGAAAACCATTCTTAGCAATGGGTAGAGatatattagatatacacgagagaaaactTATTTTGCAACGTAatcttgcaaaataa